AAGCAGATGCGCAGGCTCGGCAAGGGCTCCAGCGGCCGCGTCGTCATGGCGCAGCACCGCAACACCGGCCAGACGGTCGCCCTCAAGACCATCCACGCGTGCGGCGGCGCGAGGCGCCCCAACGTCGGCGACCTGCTCAAGGGCACCCCAACCTCGTCGGCCTCCATGCCATCGTGCGCGACCCAGGCACCAAGCAGTACTGCCTCGTCATGGACTACGTCGGGCCCAGCCTGTTCCATGCTCTGGACAGGCACGTGGAAGAGCACGGCTGCGCGTTCCCGGAGGCCGACGTGCGCCGGGTCATGCGGCAGCTGCTCACGGGCGCCGCGGCGATGCACGAGCGCGGCATCATTCACAGGGACATGAAGACTGCAAACATCCTCATCGGAGAAGACGGTGGCGTCGTGAAATTCTGCGACTACGGGCTGGCAATGCCCACGGCCAAGGCAGAGCCGCCGTACGGGCTGGCCGGGACGGTCCCCTACATGGCGCCAGAGATGCTGCTGGAGAAGCCGGAGTACGACGCGGCCGTAGACATGTGGTCGCTCGGGTGCGTCATGGCAGAGATGCTCTCCGGCGAGGAGTTGTTCAGCGGGGAAAAGACGACGGGCCAGGTCGGCAAGATACTCGATGTGCTCGGTGCGCCGGGCAGGAAAACATGGCAGCACTTGGAGTCCGCGCTCCGAGCTGATGAGGTGCGGCAATGGCGGGCTCGACAGCGagaagtgcggcggcgccatgaccGGTTACGAGAGCTGTTCCCCGAGGAACTGCTGTCGTGGCACGGATTCCATGTCTTGAAGGGCCTCCTTACCTGCAACCCCAGCAAGAGGCTGACAGCGGCCGCCACGCTCCGGTGTCCCTGGTTCAAGGTCGACGGCCCTGGAACTGATGATGCTTCCGGTCACGGGATCGGCGGTACGGCATTAGCCAGGCACACTAGTTAGATGAATTCGCTACACCGGAAAAACAACTAtattgacgagaaaacggcgaagggATGAATAAGAATGTGTATAGCTTGTTTATTACGATCCGAAATGTACAAATATCATAACTCTACTGGAGTGGATTGTACAATCTAGGCGAATACTTCAATTAAAGTGTCAAAACGAGTCACTTGCATGTGAAAAACGCAAAAGTGGATAGCATAGTCACTTACATATGAAAAACTTTGTTCAAAGAGATAATCTAATTCTTCTCTAACTTCGAATGAGAGGGTATACTGCAGACAGAGTAAATTTTTCCTTGACAGTGCACAGGACAGAGGAAGTGCGCAAAGCTGCAGAACAATTGCTTGCAGAACCAGGTGTGGTATTTCATCAGATAACAAAAGCAACACTGTCACATATGGATTTGCTTACCATCGAGGGCAGTGGTGGCAGCATGGTCTGTTGTCTCCATCAATTCTAATCCAGGCGTCTGCAGCCTGAAATCACTCAGACATAAATATCAAAAAAGAACATCAAGAATCAGAAGCAAACCAAATCTGGCAATCCGATGTTATACCCATTCTTAACCACATGTGAACTGAAATTAGCTAGTCTGCATTTATTAAAAATTAATGAGAACACACCACAGCACAAACCAAAACTTTTATGCTTGATAATTAGGCAGAAAGCTAACATAGCTGGTGCAAAAAATAGCATAAGAACCACCGATCAGCTGCCTGCCATGCTTTACAGAACATGGTTAGGGTATCCTTCCATACAGGGTTCCAATTATTTACCCTGTCACGGTAACTCAAGATTGAACAAAGACCGGTGGTTATAAGCACAGCGCACCAAAAGCACAATCAACGCTTCTTCGGTGCAGCAGGTTTGGGAGGAGGCGCAGCAGAACCTGCAGTCTTTGGCGGTGACGACATCATCACCCTGTGCTTGTACATCTTCCACCAGTTCGCTGACGCCTCGTCGACAGTCCGGTAGGTCCAGAAGTGCGGCCTGGCCTTCTCCCGCGCCATGAGCATCTCCTCTACCTCCGCCCTCGACTTCGTCTTGAGCATGAGACAGTCGACGAGATCGCGCCACTTGCTGGAGCAGTTGTCAAAAACCCCGTAGCGGTAATAGTTCTGCATCTGGTGGAATGGCGAGTAGCAGGACCATAGTGCATTGAAGTACTTTATGCAGTCCAGCCGTGATGGCGGCCGGTTGGGCTTCTCTTCGGGCTTCATGCTTCTAACTGCCAACCAAGAAATGGATTTACATGTGAGACATAGCCGCATTCCTAGAACCACAAGAAAAAACAGAAATACGGAAGGAATATGGATCAGAAGGAATGATAACTCTTCTAAGTTCTAaccttccttgctgctgctgccTGCTGGCACTGAGGCTTGGGATAGAAGAGGACAAGCTACTGGGCAAGCCCTATTTCGACAGAAATATCAGATTTGGAAGGAGGAGGTATGGCTAAGCACAAGTGAGCATACATACAAAAAATATTATAAGCTATCCAAACATAGTTTTACAAAATTAAATTTCTGAATAAGTTTAAACAAAAATAAACTATGAAGCACATATTCTCACAAGGTTCACTAATTAGTAAGTAATTACTTTTATATAAGGATCACTTTCTAGCAAGCTTATCCTTCAGCCATTCTCCATTTAGTTTTCTTGTAGTGTTCTTGAATCTTGATGGCTACTAAAATGGACCACAGCATCATACTACACATATTTCGGGAAAGATTGGCCATGATGGAAATATGAGGACAATCTTAATAATCATGCCACTGAATGCTCAGATTATTATACTGAGGGCACTTCCAGTGCATCGTATCTTAAGCTGTGTCCAACAGCATAAAATAGGTGTTAGATACAGTATGTTAGTGTTGTATCTAAAGTTGCTGCCACTTAAATGTTTTGTGATCAAAACTATTGTTTTAATCGTGTAGCCTGTTTGCGTCAAGGCTAGATAGGAGGAAGATGCAGACTTTGTGCTTCCGGTGTCCTGGCATGTATATGATACAGCTGTTGTacaaattttctgcaataattgacaTAAGCTCCAGTACAAGTTTGTGCATTAGATACTAGATAGACTaaagctctagtacaaatttgtgaAAGTAACAACTGAAGAGGGAAAACAAGCTTTACAGTTCAACAAAATCAACCTGGGAGTTAAGTAGAGCCCAACATCAGTACTGTACAACGGAAGAGATTAAACAAGATTCAGAGTTCAATATTTTCAAGTTTCAGACTTTGGGGTTCATGAGCAAGACCATACATACCAGTGAACTAAATTGGCATGCACTTTACTTAGTTCAAAACTTCAAATGATAAAAAATGTGGTCCGTGTTAGCTGAGACGAGAAACAGCATTCAAAGACTGCTTCACTCTTCATATCTATTTTCCTTATGATGTTCTGAAACTATATAGAACGGTAAACAAATAGAATCATGTCTGGGTATCCATGTGAAATAATTGGCCGCCTTACTTAATTAGACTTCTTAGTAAAAAAGGATTGGGGAAGCCTAAAATAGGAGACTACACACAGTGCAAAAATTTCGAGAGTGGACAAAGATGGAGACTAAATAACGATGATCCATTGGAACTAAAAAAAGATCCACTGGAAAACTAAGAACAGAGAATGACAGACACATGGCACTGATTCGTAATATAACAGAACCCATGGAATTAACCATACAAAAATAAGCACTCGATATGGCTAATTCTGTATAGAAGCTGCACTTATTCGGTCCTCATTCCCATACCGGTGCCGAGGTACTCCGGGAATCTAGTAGCTACCTGGGGTGAGGGGTGACGAGGAGAGGACGGCCGCAGGAGTGCTGTAAGCGAGGAGGGGAGGTCACAGCGGCTGGAGTGTTGTGGGCGGTGAGGAGGGTGCGTGGCAGCCAGATCTGAGGGCGTGGATGGGTCGCACAGGATCGGGAACCACTTGCCTACAATATGGTCCTTTGGTGGCAGACTCTAGAAACTATGGAAACTGATGAGACCATGATACTAATTAGTAATCAATTTGAATCTAAGTAACTATCCCCTCGACCACCGCACATAAATCACCATTCTCATCTGTACAGATCTGAAGTTCTGAACAAGATTACAACACACTTTTGCCTGCTAGTATGTTTACAGTCAGGAACGAATGGTAGGATTTATCATCTTAGCCTCAGACGCTGTACCTCGTGGAGAAAGGCGTAGGTGGGGTTGTACTTGTCGGAGGAGAGGGTGGTAAAGGGGCAGCGCCTCCAACGGAAAGACGGGAGACTGGGTGGCTGCTCCAACGAAGGTCCTAAAGGAGGCTACTCGTGTTCCCTTACAAGTTACAACCTTTAGGTCTCATTTGGCAAGGGTCTTCAAGCCCCTAGGGGATTTGGTGATCCCCTCCCTTCCACCCTATCCCCATAATCCCCCTCTCATCCCCAAACCCCTCACATCCTCAATCCCCTTTCTACAAAAAGAACTTGTTTGGTAGGCAGGATTTGTTATTCTGAGATAAGATGGTGCAAAATAGCAGTACTAGAATTAAAAATCCAATCTTTACAGCTTAAATAGCTCTAGTGGTGAGCTTTAGAAAGACTAGATATTAAATAAGGCTACCGCAGGACTACTTCAGATACAAGGCAAACAAACACAATGGGCAGCAGTTAGCAGTATGTTGGTAGTGTAGCTCTGTCTCATGTATTTGCAGAAGCTATTATTTATATATATCGAATCTCCTAATAAGCAGCGCTCAATAACCATGGAAAACCCGTCTCAGATGCTGAATAAACCATGGTCAACGAGAATGGTATTGTTATGTAATCCTCAAGCTAAATTAATCAAACTGAATAATTAGCAGAACTAAAGTCGAAGGGAAGCTAAGCTTAATTGATTGTATGTCCACTTTTCAGTTCACAAATTACCAGTGCGAAGTAATGTACAAATACGGAGTCTATCATCAGTTGACAGAATAGAACTATTAGGCTAGAAAGCTGAAGAAGTTTGGGGAAATTCTGACTGATAAAGATAAGATGCCATGTAGTATGAGCTAACACTGTCCAAATACTTACTCGTCTCTGCTTAACCAAGAACTAGGTTCAGATCAGCAGATGCCAAGAACGCTACCACTGCCGTGAGAAAGAAGAAGCTACCTAAGCCATAAGAGGAGAAGCTATCAGAGGCGGCAAAAGCAGAGCGGCCGCGCATCACCACCAGCGCGCCGTCAAAGCAAAcaaatcaagaaggcgaggacggcgGCCGTGGCGGGGCTCAGCGGTGGCGGTGCGTACTCTATCCTACTGGACGGggtggggaggggagggggagacTCGGAATTACCGGTTAGTTTGCCGGAGGAGGGACGCCGGCGTCGATGAGCCGGCGGCGGCGCGTCGAGGAGGCTGCGTGAGTCTCGTGCTTTTTTTTTTTTCGTTCTCTCGACCCTTTTTCCTCTCGGATCGTGTGGGAGCTGGGCCGTTGGGCTCTCTGGACAATCTTGATGCGCCCGCCCAGCAAGGACGCAGTGCCGAACGTGTTTTTTTCAAGTAACCATTGAGAAACAGTATAACGGGGCTAGCTAGAAGCCTCCACACCGATTTGACTGTCTCAGCCATCGGATCCTCAAACCTATGATCCAGATCATCTAGCTGCGTCCCAGGTTGTCCGCACGCTCTCGACGCACCGTCTCGCGGGCTGCTGCTCCGCAGAACGAGCTTGAGTGTCGCTCCTTAATGGGCCGTCCAAGGCCCAGGTTTCGCACGCTAATAAGCCAGGTCGTCCGGGTTCCAGCGCTATCCCCGAACCGAACAACTCCTCTGCTCCTTCCTACGCGATGCGCCGCCGTTTCGTCCTCGGCGATTCGCTGCCTCGTCCGCGATGCGCTGCCGCCGTCGGCAAGTTCCTGCTGCGTGTCTGACTCCCCTTCGGTGTCGTCCACCGCATGTACCCTTCCTCCGAAGCCCCTTTGTTAGTGTTTTTTTTAATTTCAGTCTTGCACCGCTCCTCCATGACAGCGCGGCGCCCGCCCCCGTCACCGGCGTCCATCGCCTGCTGTCCTTCTCCTGCATCCGCCTCCATGCCTTGCAGCTGTACCACACATTCCTTCCCATTCTGTAACTGAAGCTGAAAACTGTCGCATTAAAGGTCCGTTGTGTACTTCTTGTGATTATGGTAATTATTTCCagaggtgatgatgatgattaattTGCCCTATTGGTGCGTTATTCGAATTTTCGGTTCTCCCTCATATATTAGGCCTTACATTATCTCTTCCTTCCTGCCTTCCGCGTCATCTCTCGGCCATGGTTGTTGCTTAGTTTCATTCTCGCCGACCATCCATCTTCCTCCCACTAATTCTCCTCCATGTCTTCACAGTTCATATCTACGGATTTTACTTGCTATTCGTCCTTGCATGTTTGGCGGAAACTGGTCCATGCATTGGTTGCCTCTCCTAGTACGCAGGCATGGACTCAATCTCCAAAACATAGACGGACAGctatctctctctatgtgtgtgtggttCAGTTTTAAGCCACTATATTAGATGTGGTTCCAATTCCACGATCATTACATATTTGAGTGATTTGCACCAGGTTAATCTTGCATCAATTGCAAGCTGCTGCTGGTTTTAGATTTTTCTTGTGGAGAAGTAGTTCTTGCTTGATCCCTCAAAATGATTTAGTTGGGATTTGGCTTCCAGGTAAGTCTAGAAtccttgaacattttagtttgatgtgcaagtcaaagatatttaATTAGGTTGGCTGGTTGAATTAATAATCATTCTTCATCTACGTCGTTCACTGCATGTTGTTTTCAAATTTCTTCATTCCTATCTTTTTTATTATTGGACACCTGCAACTAAAGGAAATGAAATTCAGGATTGGTAGACTAGAACCAAAGATTCCTCCATATGATGGTACTACGCAATGTTAAGTTGCAGAATCTAGA
Above is a window of Triticum dicoccoides isolate Atlit2015 ecotype Zavitan chromosome 5B, WEW_v2.0, whole genome shotgun sequence DNA encoding:
- the LOC119309856 gene encoding uncharacterized protein LOC119309856; translation: MKPEEKPNRPPSRLDCIKYFNALWSCYSPFHQMQNYYRYGVFDNCSSKWRDLVDCLMLKTKSRAEVEEMLMAREKARPHFWTYRTVDEASANWWKMYKHRVMMSSPPKTAGSAAPPPKPAAPKKR